A section of the Geoalkalibacter ferrihydriticus DSM 17813 genome encodes:
- the accB gene encoding acetyl-CoA carboxylase biotin carboxyl carrier protein, producing the protein MEIKDLKTLIKMVTETDITEFEMENADEKILIKRGKNQEIIHVSSPAAPQYMHAPPAAAPAAAPAAPAAAPAETAKPLSDKYETITSPIVGTLYRAPAPDADPYIEVGSVVDKGQVFCIVEAMKLMNEIEAEFKCKVVEILKENAQPVEFGDPLFLVERL; encoded by the coding sequence ATGGAAATCAAAGATCTCAAAACTCTTATAAAAATGGTCACTGAAACCGATATCACCGAATTTGAGATGGAAAACGCCGACGAAAAAATTCTCATCAAGCGCGGGAAAAATCAGGAAATCATCCACGTCTCTTCCCCGGCCGCGCCCCAGTACATGCACGCGCCGCCGGCTGCCGCGCCTGCTGCAGCACCTGCCGCCCCTGCCGCGGCTCCTGCTGAAACCGCCAAGCCTCTCAGCGACAAGTACGAAACCATTACCTCGCCCATCGTCGGCACCCTCTATCGCGCCCCCGCCCCCGATGCCGATCCTTATATCGAAGTCGGTTCGGTGGTGGACAAAGGCCAGGTGTTCTGCATCGTCGAAGCCATGAAGCTGATGAACGAAATTGAAGCCGAATTCAAATGCAAGGTGGTGGAGATTCTCAAGGAGAATGCTCAACCGGTTGAATTCGGTGATCCTTTGTTTCTGGTTGAGCGTCTTTGA
- a CDS encoding helix-turn-helix transcriptional regulator, producing MKESKSDKYLSIWQVTTMVNLSKATIYRMIQSGDFPGAYRLSPKRVGWLQSEIQGWMTGRKKMA from the coding sequence ATGAAAGAAAGTAAAAGCGATAAATACCTCTCTATCTGGCAGGTTACAACAATGGTCAACTTAAGCAAGGCAACAATTTATAGAATGATCCAGTCAGGAGATTTTCCTGGGGCATATCGGCTCAGCCCAAAGCGTGTAGGGTGGCTCCAGTCAGAGATTCAGGGGTGGATGACAGGTCGAAAAAAAATGGCCTAG
- a CDS encoding TolC family protein — MVRAGLLVAAIFLVISFAPVLGAEEPRQIDLKTLVRMALEENLDIQAQTYDTRAGEAALRGAYGIYDPRVEGGVSEGRNRSFTNLEFLSTEPITRTRFRDTDLAIGQKIPLGTDLIASWRTRREYSSNDLLLVNPAYQGELRFSLVQPLLRDFGRTVTEQDILFAAKDLEVSVQDLRERAFDVIAQVRNAWIEALQLRQDMEYRRTSVELAKTILGENRARVDAGVLPPIENLEAEVGLRQRERDFLDVQRAYFDALDVLAQLINAPDPVAPQDVALERPQVHFDEETGYAAAVEKRPDLMRRLRQLERLDISRQVARNQTLPRVDVQASYARLSLEEEFGQSVDGLTSDDLENWEIGVRLSYPLGNREARNALQRADLQLKGEQARLAQLKEEARREIRAALRLIDVSDKKIEAARSGRRLAEEKLRTLLKRKEVGLATTRDVLEGEDDLAAARFDESAALADYNRAITDYLRVSGLLLEEERIRFVAPVSARQDRPLLGVAAP, encoded by the coding sequence ATGGTCCGGGCCGGTCTGCTCGTTGCGGCGATATTTCTGGTGATATCCTTCGCTCCCGTTTTGGGCGCCGAGGAGCCGCGACAAATTGATCTGAAAACCCTGGTGCGCATGGCGCTGGAGGAAAACCTCGACATCCAGGCGCAGACCTATGACACTCGTGCCGGTGAGGCGGCTCTGCGCGGCGCCTACGGGATTTACGATCCAAGGGTCGAGGGTGGTGTGAGTGAAGGCCGTAATCGCTCCTTTACAAACTTAGAATTTCTCAGTACCGAGCCAATTACGCGTACAAGGTTTCGTGACACCGATCTGGCAATTGGTCAAAAAATACCCCTCGGCACGGATTTAATCGCTTCCTGGAGGACGCGCAGAGAATACAGCAGCAATGATCTTCTGCTGGTTAATCCCGCCTACCAGGGTGAACTGCGTTTCAGTCTGGTGCAACCGCTCCTGCGCGATTTCGGCCGCACCGTCACCGAGCAGGACATCCTGTTCGCCGCCAAGGATCTGGAAGTTTCCGTGCAGGATTTGCGCGAAAGGGCGTTTGACGTCATCGCCCAGGTGCGCAACGCCTGGATCGAGGCGTTGCAACTACGCCAAGATATGGAATACCGGCGCACTTCGGTGGAGTTGGCCAAAACAATTCTGGGAGAAAACCGCGCCCGCGTCGATGCCGGCGTTTTGCCTCCCATTGAAAATCTTGAGGCGGAGGTTGGTTTGCGCCAGCGCGAGCGTGATTTCCTCGATGTCCAACGCGCCTACTTCGATGCTCTCGATGTGCTCGCCCAACTCATCAACGCCCCCGATCCCGTCGCACCACAAGATGTCGCGCTAGAGCGGCCGCAGGTGCATTTTGACGAAGAAACAGGCTATGCCGCGGCGGTGGAGAAGCGTCCCGACCTTATGCGCCGGCTGCGCCAACTGGAACGGCTCGACATTTCCCGGCAGGTGGCACGCAACCAGACTCTGCCACGGGTCGACGTGCAGGCCAGCTATGCCCGCCTCTCCCTGGAAGAGGAATTCGGCCAATCCGTCGACGGTTTGACCAGCGACGATCTGGAGAACTGGGAAATCGGCGTGCGTTTAAGCTATCCCCTTGGCAACCGCGAGGCGCGCAACGCGTTGCAGCGCGCCGATCTGCAGCTCAAGGGCGAGCAGGCGCGCCTGGCGCAACTCAAGGAAGAGGCGCGCCGTGAAATCCGCGCGGCTCTGCGTCTTATCGACGTCAGCGATAAAAAAATTGAAGCGGCGCGCAGCGGCCGCCGCCTGGCCGAGGAAAAGCTGCGCACGCTTCTCAAGCGCAAGGAAGTCGGTTTGGCCACCACCCGCGACGTGCTCGAAGGGGAGGACGATCTGGCCGCCGCGCGCTTCGATGAGAGTGCTGCCCTGGCCGATTACAACCGCGCCATCACCGATTATCTGCGCGTCAGCGGTCTGCTGCTGGAGGAAGAGCGGATCCGCTTTGTCGCGCCCGTGTCCGCGCGCCAGGATCGCCCCTTGCTGGGAGTCGCCGCGCCGTGA
- a CDS encoding filamentous hemagglutinin N-terminal domain-containing protein, producing the protein MNNIFRSIWSDALGTFVAVSEIVSSHGRGSGKRGRLRLLAASLLLTLWICSGTAVAGTLPTGGNIVAGSGAIATSGNTMTVTQDTQRMAADWTSFSIGQNNTVNFNQPSSSAVALNRVTGADASVIQGALNANGQVFLVNANGVLFSSTAQVNVGGIVASTLNITNDDFMAGNYRFEDNSSNAIVNQGNITAHGDGTIGGTIALIAARIDNSGTLTANGGHVLMGAGSKVTLDLGGSVKIQVEEAAIDALIEQGGAIKADGGLVYLTARAAGELTSTVINHTGITEAQTLATGAKGEIFLMGDMVNGRIEVEGTLDASALNGGDGGFVETSAAKVQIQPDLVVTTKAANGKTGEWLIDPTDFTIAAGSTPQTDSGIGADTLTSSLNTTNVTIETVTDTGSEPGDIHINADVVWVANTKLTLDATNNIYVNATIENTNTTGGGVYFDASNVTDAVVFYDNGKVVIHNVEQLQWMNTALNGTYELGSNIDAMVTSTWNLVDSTSAGFVPIGDWIIPFKGNFDGLGRTVDGLFINRPDTNGVGLFGVAMDSSIANIGLTNVNVTGGDFVGGLAGGLFFSRIGGSYATGNVTGNDGVGGLVGALALSTISESYARANVTGNEGIGGLAGVLVVSAISKNYAMGNVTGNLMVGGLVGGAEYSAIENSYAQVTITGADKGGSGENHAEFGGLVGHLVDSSVADSYAVGQILHASDAENVGGLIGTNMMYVDAETPVPRSDNDNITNSFWDMQASGHTTSAGGIGKTTAEMRDSSTYGNWDSSIWSFVDGTTVEGYGLSTPYLTHVTTSAHRDDMLSTLFASGWGNADAAYTITDWTQLQNINVVANKGFHFLLSNDLGTETAGYNTEVGTFVDGVLTLANDGHGWSPIAPYIEGSTMENSDGFMGHFDGGEHTIDGLATDQDVLAGLFGTFKGGSVENLRLTNVSVNGTELAGVLAGMVVAWDDSVRFESITIDGGSVEGGSAGGLLGFALGFQEISILNVHTDVTVVGQNGVGGVAGMLFMGARVDKSSSAGTVTAGESDWDDAYAGGLIGAAWNSTISNSYSTSTVTATGNGVGGLVGELMESDIDNSYATGDVVGAEKVGGLVGSISKDGGDVSGSVRNSYAVGSVSGTADVGGLIGAEDDAVLSNNLWNIETAGAGITRGVGSGEVDPAGVVGKTTAELNKFSTFVNAGWDVGVGDSLFPELSMGGTHIWIIAPEALSYSLSNVRRPYEGTAYTLSDFWSAETLFGASFSGWEFGTDYRFLDTNATVVTSYTNAGTYNNLHVDILRTGYTEAESGNTPGTLTITPRPITVVADDKSKVYGNADPDLTYQITAGNLVGEDQLTGALTRTAGERVGNYTIDASVLANSNYLITANNGTLTILINEQLQTAQTAAQNTATQVVGQMTGGTVTPTGAPIILTPSVQTPAVGTPDASFSGGLKFVDADSDVGTDSGDGTSITGSSYQSGRDASGFMNVSVMSGGINYATDEGSTNDDSN; encoded by the coding sequence ATGAATAATATTTTCCGTTCCATCTGGAGTGATGCTCTGGGTACCTTTGTCGCCGTTTCTGAGATCGTTTCGAGCCACGGCCGTGGATCAGGCAAGCGGGGCCGCTTACGATTGCTGGCAGCTTCACTGCTGTTGACTCTCTGGATCTGCAGCGGTACGGCGGTGGCCGGTACCCTGCCCACGGGCGGCAATATCGTTGCCGGTTCCGGTGCTATCGCCACCAGCGGCAACACCATGACCGTGACGCAAGATACCCAACGCATGGCGGCGGACTGGACCTCCTTTTCCATTGGTCAGAATAATACCGTCAACTTCAACCAGCCCTCCAGCAGCGCTGTAGCGCTCAACCGGGTAACCGGTGCCGATGCCTCAGTCATTCAGGGAGCGCTCAATGCCAACGGTCAGGTGTTTCTGGTCAATGCCAACGGGGTGCTCTTCTCCTCCACCGCCCAGGTTAATGTGGGAGGCATCGTCGCTTCGACCCTCAACATCACCAATGACGATTTCATGGCGGGGAATTACCGCTTTGAAGACAATTCCAGCAACGCCATCGTCAATCAGGGGAATATCACCGCCCACGGTGATGGAACAATCGGCGGCACCATCGCCCTGATCGCTGCCCGCATCGACAACAGCGGCACCCTCACCGCCAACGGTGGCCATGTGTTGATGGGCGCAGGCAGCAAAGTGACCCTCGACCTCGGCGGTTCCGTGAAGATTCAAGTCGAAGAAGCTGCGATTGATGCCCTGATCGAACAGGGCGGGGCGATTAAAGCTGATGGTGGACTGGTTTACCTCACCGCCCGCGCCGCAGGTGAACTCACCAGCACCGTCATCAACCACACCGGGATCACCGAAGCCCAGACCCTGGCGACAGGGGCAAAAGGCGAAATCTTCCTGATGGGGGATATGGTCAATGGTCGCATCGAGGTGGAGGGAACGCTCGATGCCAGTGCCCTGAACGGTGGCGATGGTGGCTTTGTTGAAACTTCAGCCGCCAAGGTGCAAATCCAACCCGACCTGGTGGTGACGACCAAAGCCGCAAACGGCAAAACCGGGGAATGGTTGATCGACCCGACAGATTTTACCATTGCAGCAGGATCGACCCCACAAACGGATAGTGGCATTGGCGCTGACACACTCACCTCAAGCCTCAATACCACAAACGTGACAATAGAGACAGTAACTGACACAGGCAGTGAACCTGGCGATATTCATATCAATGCCGATGTGGTTTGGGTTGCAAATACCAAACTTACACTGGATGCTACTAACAACATCTACGTCAACGCCACAATTGAAAACACCAACACCACGGGTGGCGGGGTGTATTTTGATGCGAGCAATGTAACGGATGCAGTGGTTTTTTATGACAACGGAAAAGTCGTTATCCACAACGTCGAACAACTGCAATGGATGAACACGGCTCTCAATGGAACCTATGAGCTGGGTTCAAATATTGACGCAATGGTCACTTCCACATGGAATCTTGTTGATTCTACGTCTGCCGGTTTTGTACCGATTGGAGATTGGATAATTCCATTTAAAGGAAACTTTGACGGCCTTGGGCGTACTGTCGATGGTTTGTTTATCAACCGTCCAGATACTAATGGTGTGGGGTTATTTGGCGTTGCAATGGATTCATCCATCGCTAACATCGGTCTGACCAATGTTAATGTCACAGGGGGAGACTTTGTCGGTGGCCTTGCTGGTGGGCTTTTCTTTTCCAGGATAGGAGGAAGCTACGCTACGGGCAATGTCACTGGTAATGATGGTGTTGGTGGACTTGTTGGCGCGCTTGCCTTATCTACGATAAGTGAAAGCTACGCTAGGGCAAATGTCACTGGCAATGAAGGAATTGGTGGGCTTGCTGGTGTGCTTGTCGTTTCTGCAATAAGTAAAAACTACGCTATGGGAAATGTCACCGGTAACCTTATGGTCGGTGGGTTAGTCGGGGGTGCAGAGTATTCAGCAATCGAAAACTCTTACGCGCAAGTAACGATTACAGGAGCTGACAAGGGGGGCTCGGGGGAGAATCATGCTGAATTTGGTGGGCTTGTCGGTCACTTGGTTGACTCATCAGTAGCTGATTCCTATGCAGTTGGGCAAATTTTACATGCCAGTGATGCTGAAAATGTCGGTGGATTGATCGGGACCAATATGATGTATGTCGATGCTGAGACCCCTGTCCCTCGATCAGATAACGATAATATCACCAACAGTTTCTGGGATATGCAAGCATCCGGACACACAACTTCAGCGGGTGGAATTGGCAAAACCACTGCCGAGATGAGGGATTCATCGACGTATGGTAATTGGGATTCATCGATCTGGTCATTTGTCGATGGCACTACGGTGGAGGGTTATGGCCTCTCAACACCTTACTTAACCCATGTTACTACCAGTGCCCACCGTGACGATATGCTGTCAACCCTCTTTGCCAGTGGCTGGGGTAATGCTGACGCTGCTTACACCATCACTGACTGGACTCAGTTGCAGAACATTAATGTTGTCGCCAATAAGGGATTTCATTTCCTGCTGTCAAACGATCTCGGTACTGAGACTGCCGGCTACAACACCGAAGTTGGCACCTTTGTCGATGGGGTACTGACCTTGGCGAATGACGGCCATGGCTGGAGTCCGATCGCCCCATATATCGAAGGTAGTACTATGGAAAACTCCGATGGGTTTATGGGACATTTTGATGGAGGTGAACATACCATCGACGGGCTTGCGACCGACCAGGATGTGTTGGCTGGCCTCTTTGGTACATTCAAAGGAGGGTCAGTAGAAAATCTGAGGCTTACGAATGTTTCTGTCAATGGTACTGAGCTCGCTGGTGTGCTTGCAGGCATGGTAGTCGCTTGGGACGATTCCGTCCGATTTGAAAGTATCACCATTGACGGCGGCAGTGTTGAAGGAGGGAGTGCGGGTGGTCTGCTCGGTTTTGCCCTTGGATTTCAGGAGATATCCATCCTCAATGTGCACACTGATGTAACGGTCGTTGGTCAAAACGGTGTCGGTGGCGTAGCGGGTATGCTCTTCATGGGTGCCAGGGTAGACAAGTCGAGCAGTGCCGGCACTGTGACTGCTGGCGAAAGCGATTGGGATGATGCATATGCCGGCGGCCTGATTGGAGCTGCATGGAATTCTACTATCAGCAACAGCTACAGCACTTCCACCGTTACGGCTACAGGGAATGGTGTTGGTGGGCTCGTCGGTGAGCTGATGGAAAGTGACATTGACAACAGTTACGCCACAGGTGATGTCGTTGGAGCTGAAAAGGTTGGCGGATTAGTCGGCTCCATTTCCAAAGACGGCGGCGACGTTAGCGGCAGCGTTCGCAACAGCTACGCCGTTGGCAGCGTTAGCGGCACAGCTGATGTCGGTGGGTTGATTGGAGCGGAAGACGATGCCGTTTTGAGTAATAACTTGTGGAACATCGAAACAGCCGGTGCCGGTATTACCCGTGGCGTTGGTAGCGGGGAGGTCGATCCTGCCGGGGTTGTTGGTAAAACCACTGCTGAATTAAATAAATTCAGTACGTTTGTTAATGCGGGTTGGGATGTAGGTGTAGGAGATAGTTTGTTTCCTGAACTGAGCATGGGGGGGACACATATTTGGATAATAGCGCCAGAAGCATTGAGCTATAGTCTTTCAAATGTGAGACGTCCCTACGAAGGAACGGCTTATACGCTCAGTGATTTCTGGAGTGCGGAAACCCTCTTTGGTGCAAGTTTCAGTGGATGGGAGTTTGGCACAGATTATAGGTTTTTAGATACGAATGCCACAGTTGTGACAAGCTATACCAATGCAGGAACCTACAACAATCTCCATGTTGACATTTTGCGAACTGGTTACACTGAAGCTGAAAGTGGCAATACACCAGGCACCCTGACCATCACCCCGCGTCCCATCACGGTTGTTGCTGATGACAAAAGCAAAGTCTATGGCAATGCCGATCCCGACCTGACGTATCAAATTACCGCTGGAAATCTCGTCGGTGAAGACCAACTGACTGGCGCCCTTACTCGTACTGCCGGTGAGAGAGTCGGTAATTACACCATCGACGCCTCGGTCCTTGCCAATAGCAACTATCTGATCACCGCCAATAACGGCACATTGACCATATTAATTAATGAGCAACTGCAAACAGCACAAACTGCCGCCCAGAATACCGCTACCCAGGTGGTAGGGCAGATGACTGGCGGCACAGTCACCCCCACAGGTGCGCCCATTATTTTGACTCCCTCCGTGCAAACACCCGCAGTAGGAACCCCCGACGCCAGCTTCAGCGGTGGCCTGAAATTCGTCGACGCTGATTCTGATGTCGGTACTGACAGCGGAGATGGCACCAGTATTACCGGAAGTAGCTATCAATCCGGCCGCGACGCCTCCGGTTTCATGAATGTCTCCGTCATGTCCGGTGGTATCAACTACGCTACAGATGAAGGATCAACAAACGACGACAGCAACTAA
- a CDS encoding menaquinone biosynthetic enzyme MqnA/MqnD family protein, whose amino-acid sequence MSLIVGQISYLNCAPFFHHLANTGFGGELVKGVPSTLNRLLHEGRIDVCPSSSFEYGAHWQDYLLLPGLSISSLGPVQSVLLFSPCPLEELDDRDIALTGESATSVNLLRVLLWEFYGVTGARFQVGETSVEEQIARGRPALLIGDRALRGARRFLGACRIYDLGELWFKKTGLPFVFALWILRREAAMRKRDQLIALTEQLEHSLEQAFSCLEEMALTVPENTWFEPADICAYWRCMSYGLDAKHLKGLDLYFRLCHQHGLIETRPEMEFFSNGIDFDVKGVIFA is encoded by the coding sequence GTGAGCCTCATTGTCGGTCAGATCAGCTACCTCAACTGCGCGCCTTTTTTTCATCACCTGGCTAATACCGGATTTGGTGGGGAATTGGTCAAGGGCGTACCCTCCACGCTCAATCGTCTGCTGCACGAGGGACGGATCGACGTCTGCCCATCGTCTTCCTTTGAATACGGCGCTCACTGGCAGGATTATCTTCTGTTGCCGGGCCTTTCCATCAGTTCTCTGGGCCCGGTGCAAAGTGTACTGCTGTTTTCTCCCTGTCCCCTTGAAGAGCTTGATGATCGCGATATTGCCCTGACCGGCGAATCGGCGACTTCGGTTAATTTGTTGCGTGTTCTGCTGTGGGAATTCTACGGCGTGACCGGGGCACGTTTTCAGGTCGGCGAAACCTCGGTTGAAGAGCAGATAGCCCGGGGCCGACCCGCTTTGCTCATCGGGGACCGCGCTTTGCGCGGCGCGCGACGCTTTCTTGGCGCTTGTCGGATTTATGACTTGGGTGAGCTCTGGTTCAAAAAAACCGGTCTGCCTTTTGTCTTCGCTTTGTGGATTTTGCGCCGCGAAGCGGCAATGCGCAAACGCGACCAACTCATCGCTTTAACCGAGCAACTCGAACATTCTCTGGAACAGGCCTTCTCTTGCCTCGAGGAAATGGCACTGACTGTGCCGGAAAACACCTGGTTTGAACCGGCGGATATCTGCGCTTATTGGCGCTGCATGTCTTATGGACTGGATGCAAAACACCTGAAGGGGCTTGATCTTTACTTCCGCCTCTGCCACCAACATGGCCTGATCGAAACTCGGCCTGAGATGGAATTTTTTTCAAACGGAATTGATTTTGATGTCAAAGGCGTCATTTTTGCATGA
- the accC gene encoding acetyl-CoA carboxylase biotin carboxylase subunit has protein sequence MFNKILIANRGEIAIRVIRACKELGIKTVAVHSDVDSESLHVKLADESICIGPAPSTKSYLNIKAIISAAEVTDASAIHPGYGFLSENAEFAEICAQCGLTFIGPSPESMRLMGDKISARQTVTKAGVPILPGTTEGVMNAEEAKKIAAQIGYPVIIKATAGGGGRGMKVVHSPASLPNAFATARAEAQSGFGNPEVYIEKYCERPRHVEIQIMADKHGNVIHLGERDCSIQRRHQKLIEEAPCPVLSEDLRQRMGKCAVDAAKAVDYSSVGTVEFLLDQDKSFYFMEMNTRVQVEHPVTEMVTGIDIIKEQIRIAAGHPLRFRQEDIQIRGHAIECRINAEDPEKFTPFPGKIVGYHPPGGLGVRVDSGVYDQYKVLPHYDSMIAKLIVHAETREEAIKKMSTALDEYIIEGIKTTISFHQKVMRSKEFIEGDVDTGFLERVIL, from the coding sequence ATGTTCAATAAGATTCTGATTGCCAATCGCGGAGAGATCGCCATCCGCGTTATTCGTGCCTGTAAGGAACTGGGCATCAAAACCGTCGCGGTTCACTCGGATGTGGACAGCGAGTCGCTGCACGTCAAACTGGCCGACGAAAGCATCTGCATCGGGCCTGCGCCCAGCACCAAGAGCTATCTCAACATCAAGGCCATCATCAGTGCCGCTGAAGTCACCGACGCCAGCGCCATTCACCCCGGATACGGCTTTCTCTCCGAAAATGCTGAATTTGCCGAGATCTGCGCCCAGTGCGGCCTGACCTTCATCGGCCCCAGCCCTGAGAGCATGCGTCTGATGGGGGATAAAATCAGCGCCCGCCAGACGGTGACCAAGGCCGGGGTGCCGATCTTGCCGGGAACCACCGAAGGTGTCATGAACGCCGAGGAGGCGAAGAAAATCGCCGCCCAGATCGGCTATCCGGTCATCATCAAGGCCACCGCCGGCGGCGGCGGACGCGGCATGAAGGTGGTCCATTCACCGGCATCCTTGCCCAATGCGTTTGCCACCGCGCGCGCCGAAGCTCAGAGCGGCTTCGGCAATCCCGAAGTCTACATCGAAAAGTACTGTGAGCGTCCGCGGCATGTCGAAATTCAGATCATGGCCGACAAGCACGGCAACGTCATTCATCTCGGCGAGCGCGACTGCTCCATTCAACGTCGGCACCAGAAGCTGATCGAAGAGGCCCCCTGTCCCGTACTCAGCGAAGATCTGCGTCAGAGAATGGGGAAATGCGCGGTGGACGCGGCCAAGGCCGTCGATTATTCCAGCGTCGGCACCGTTGAATTTCTTCTTGATCAGGACAAGAGCTTTTATTTCATGGAAATGAACACGCGGGTGCAGGTCGAGCACCCCGTGACCGAAATGGTCACCGGCATCGACATCATCAAAGAGCAGATTCGTATTGCCGCCGGCCACCCCTTGCGTTTTCGGCAGGAGGACATTCAGATTCGCGGCCATGCCATCGAATGTCGCATCAATGCCGAAGATCCGGAAAAGTTCACGCCCTTTCCGGGCAAGATCGTCGGCTACCATCCGCCCGGCGGGTTGGGAGTGCGTGTCGACAGCGGCGTTTACGACCAGTACAAGGTGCTGCCCCATTATGATTCCATGATCGCCAAACTCATCGTGCACGCCGAAACACGGGAAGAGGCCATCAAGAAGATGTCTACGGCGCTTGACGAATACATCATCGAGGGCATCAAAACCACCATCTCTTTCCATCAGAAAGTCATGCGCAGCAAGGAATTCATTGAAGGTGATGTGGATACGGGATTCCTGGAACGCGTCATTCTCTAA
- a CDS encoding biotin/lipoate A/B protein ligase family protein has protein sequence MDRWRLLRTSPANGAWNMAVDEALLESVAAGRCPPLLRLYRWQPAAVSLGYAQRGTDQVNLTACRRQGVEVVRRITGGRAVLHQHELTYAVVAPEQGGVFSGGVLENYRVIAAPLLALFARLGIDGRLVSGRSRFHGAQADGASSVCFSVPSSYEILCAGRKLTGGAQKRQGGAFLQHGSIPLDLDLERLWDLLNPEDAKPRSVALRHLEQSVGWINRWHHPPLNIDSLETLFVESFAAVLGLTLEDSDLSPVELARAQELVATRYGCESWNLRGLT, from the coding sequence ATGGATCGCTGGCGTTTGCTCCGTACCTCACCGGCAAACGGAGCCTGGAACATGGCGGTGGACGAGGCCCTGCTCGAATCGGTTGCGGCCGGCCGTTGTCCGCCGTTGCTGCGCCTTTACCGCTGGCAACCAGCCGCTGTGAGTCTCGGCTACGCCCAACGGGGCACGGATCAGGTCAATCTGACGGCCTGCCGTCGTCAGGGTGTCGAGGTGGTGCGGCGCATCACCGGTGGACGTGCGGTGCTGCATCAGCATGAACTGACCTATGCCGTGGTGGCGCCGGAACAAGGGGGCGTTTTTTCCGGCGGTGTCCTGGAAAATTACCGCGTCATCGCTGCTCCTCTGCTGGCCCTGTTTGCCCGGTTGGGCATCGACGGGCGTCTGGTGTCGGGCCGAAGCCGCTTTCATGGGGCGCAGGCCGATGGTGCCTCCAGCGTCTGTTTTAGCGTTCCATCGAGCTATGAGATCCTCTGCGCGGGCCGCAAACTCACCGGCGGCGCCCAGAAACGCCAGGGCGGTGCTTTTTTGCAGCATGGCTCCATTCCGCTGGATCTCGACCTCGAACGGCTCTGGGACCTTCTCAACCCCGAAGATGCCAAACCTCGCTCCGTCGCCCTGCGCCACCTGGAACAGAGCGTCGGTTGGATCAATCGCTGGCACCATCCGCCCCTCAACATAGACTCGCTTGAAACGCTCTTTGTAGAAAGCTTTGCCGCCGTCCTCGGGCTGACTCTGGAAGACTCTGATCTCAGTCCCGTGGAACTGGCCCGCGCCCAGGAGTTGGTTGCGACGCGCTATGGCTGTGAGTCGTGGAATTTGCGCGGCCTGACCTGA
- a CDS encoding Os1348 family NHLP clan protein gives MSQEAVERVLGRLLTDEGFRRSAKESLEVACMQQGYVLTTTELSLLSGLKLQVINEVAAQLNPGLCRAVTTKEINQNRNYSPSVQESSSPYAFVGDPEFKL, from the coding sequence ATGTCTCAAGAGGCGGTCGAACGCGTATTAGGAAGGCTTTTGACCGATGAGGGATTTCGTCGTTCGGCTAAAGAGTCACTGGAGGTCGCTTGTATGCAGCAAGGTTATGTGCTGACCACAACCGAACTGAGCCTCCTGTCCGGCCTGAAGCTGCAGGTTATCAACGAGGTTGCGGCGCAGCTGAATCCCGGTCTCTGCCGGGCAGTGACGACCAAGGAAATAAATCAAAATCGTAACTATTCACCTTCAGTCCAAGAATCGTCATCCCCGTATGCTTTTGTCGGGGATCCAGAATTTAAACTTTAA
- a CDS encoding NUDIX domain-containing protein, with product MAGENLQCPKCGAIVKTFRNPFPTVDIIICVDNKIVLIERKNQPLGWALPGGFVDYGESLEDAARREAKEETGLDLNNMRQFRAYSDPNRDPRQHNISMVFIAEGKGTLQGGDDAARAGLFDLDALPAPLCFDHAEILGDFRGSL from the coding sequence ATGGCCGGCGAAAACCTGCAATGCCCCAAGTGCGGAGCCATCGTGAAAACCTTTCGCAATCCTTTCCCCACGGTCGACATCATCATTTGCGTCGATAATAAGATCGTGCTTATCGAGCGCAAAAATCAGCCTCTGGGCTGGGCCTTACCGGGCGGCTTTGTCGATTACGGGGAAAGCCTGGAAGACGCGGCGAGGCGCGAGGCCAAGGAGGAAACGGGGCTGGACCTGAACAATATGCGCCAATTCCGCGCCTATTCCGACCCGAACCGCGATCCGCGGCAGCATAATATATCGATGGTGTTTATTGCCGAAGGCAAAGGGACGCTGCAAGGTGGAGACGACGCGGCGCGGGCCGGGCTCTTCGATCTTGATGCCCTGCCCGCGCCGTTGTGTTTTGATCATGCGGAGATCCTGGGAGACTTTCGAGGCAGCCTCTAA